A single genomic interval of Stieleria maiorica harbors:
- a CDS encoding exo-alpha-sialidase produces the protein MPQQIQLILRTVQSLTACAVVLFAGLFSGFGATVCAQTVNPVSVLGDTTMPPSDHVSQTFPYGITGKTPPALTKINDKEQKPYHKHRINLRLFQGCPQVEISEGGRLWATWFGSNVQAERAPYHNDQFSVISTSADDGKTWKEVFVFDPSELLGGGASDPMLWKDPEGKVRFIGLRNIDFKGQDEFASSAWEFTMLDAENEHTEWSAPRLLGNKNISVMKPLVFPDGTILRSMDDFKLVGKRDKVRIRFLKEAVDGSPIFVSEFPIDNDAVFAEQMPIIRKDGSLFTFYRAKEGQKSAESFDGGRTWKLGGYYPMQFSINTKCILKTLPSGRVLLVANDVQMKEDGGKRVYHYTDENGQQRELTKHKTARTRMTAYLSEDDGKTFSHKVLLCDDGQISYPSATLGKDGAIYIVYDQGRGTIGQHTIFLSKITEADILAGELVDGESFLNRIVSRPSDHGGGRREGDTI, from the coding sequence ATGCCCCAGCAAATTCAACTGATTCTCCGTACCGTTCAATCCTTGACCGCTTGCGCCGTCGTTCTCTTTGCCGGTCTGTTCTCCGGTTTCGGTGCGACGGTGTGCGCCCAAACCGTGAATCCGGTTTCGGTCCTGGGTGACACCACGATGCCGCCATCGGACCACGTTTCGCAAACGTTCCCCTACGGCATCACGGGCAAGACGCCGCCGGCGTTGACCAAGATTAATGACAAAGAACAAAAGCCTTACCACAAGCACCGCATCAACTTGAGGCTTTTTCAGGGCTGCCCGCAGGTCGAAATCTCCGAGGGCGGCCGACTTTGGGCGACCTGGTTCGGTTCCAACGTCCAAGCCGAACGCGCGCCGTACCACAACGATCAATTCTCGGTCATCTCGACTTCGGCCGACGATGGCAAAACTTGGAAAGAGGTCTTTGTCTTCGACCCGAGTGAATTGCTGGGCGGTGGAGCATCCGATCCGATGTTGTGGAAAGACCCCGAGGGAAAGGTTCGCTTCATCGGCCTGCGGAACATCGATTTCAAGGGGCAAGATGAATTCGCCTCCTCGGCGTGGGAGTTCACCATGCTGGATGCGGAAAACGAACACACCGAATGGAGCGCTCCGCGCTTATTGGGCAACAAGAACATCTCCGTCATGAAGCCGCTTGTTTTTCCCGACGGCACGATCCTACGCTCGATGGATGACTTCAAACTGGTCGGCAAACGCGACAAGGTTCGAATTCGTTTTCTGAAAGAAGCCGTCGACGGCTCGCCGATCTTTGTGTCCGAGTTTCCGATCGACAATGACGCGGTGTTTGCCGAGCAAATGCCGATCATCCGAAAAGACGGCAGCCTGTTCACGTTCTATCGCGCCAAGGAAGGACAGAAGTCTGCCGAATCTTTCGACGGCGGCCGGACCTGGAAACTGGGCGGTTATTACCCGATGCAGTTTTCGATCAATACCAAATGCATCCTCAAAACATTGCCTTCGGGACGCGTCTTGTTGGTCGCCAACGACGTCCAGATGAAAGAAGACGGCGGCAAGCGGGTCTACCACTACACCGACGAAAACGGTCAACAACGCGAGCTGACCAAACACAAGACGGCGCGGACGCGGATGACGGCCTACTTGAGCGAGGATGACGGCAAGACGTTTTCGCACAAGGTGCTTTTGTGCGACGACGGTCAAATCAGTTATCCTTCGGCGACGCTGGGCAAGGACGGGGCGATCTATATCGTCTATGACCAAGGCCGCGGCACGATCGGCCAGCACACCATCTTTTTGTCCAAGATCACCGAAGCCGACATCCTGGCGGGCGAACTCGTCGACGGGGAAAGTTTCTTGAACCGCATCGTCAGCCGCCCCAGCGACCACGGCGGCGGACGCCGCGAAGGCGACACGATCTGA
- a CDS encoding sulfatase-like hydrolase/transferase has product MQRTTCVLLLAALSSLVAAGNDEESDATSTTASQHRKPNVLFIAVDDLRPTMGCYGDQNAITPQMDGLADRGMRFNRAYCQVAVCNPSRASLMTGLRPDTLGVWTLPIHFREAKPDAVTLPQWMRKHGYTAVSHGKIYHNPTPDPQSWSEPIRNLPRLPFFYPEGTRDVVRTAMNALPANDWRKNNLRGPATAAPDLPDHQLLDGARTDLCIEDLRRLAKSQQPFFLAMGYIRPHLSFVSPKKYWDLYDPDQLPVLTGQSIPEGAPPYAMHNNSELSHYVDLIDMPRPWDEAELSAEKARRLVHGYHACVSFVDAQIGRLLTALDEEGLRDNTIVVLWSDHGWKLGEYRGWGKMTNFEIDARVPLIISAPAMKTTGQSTESLAALLDLYPTLCELTGLQTPDFVEGKSLVPILRDPQSNVHQSVISQYYRTHESSEYMGYSMRTDRYRYTEWRDFASGTMKFQELYDHSTDDGESGSVSNLGKPETKNLAATVDPSVLNRLRTMLHSTHPPRKLSMTPAVHSNPSGPGRLPVEMTFENRTEVDIRVYPITPSGRRAGGRTLRPGASVTMNARIGGVYVVESTDGTIHEIHSPRWPSRPILIRQ; this is encoded by the coding sequence ATGCAACGAACCACATGCGTCCTGCTGTTGGCGGCGCTGTCCAGTCTGGTCGCGGCCGGCAACGACGAGGAATCCGATGCCACATCGACCACCGCGTCGCAGCACCGGAAACCCAACGTGTTGTTCATCGCCGTCGATGATCTGCGTCCGACGATGGGGTGCTACGGAGATCAAAACGCGATCACACCGCAGATGGATGGCTTGGCCGACCGCGGCATGCGATTCAATCGAGCGTACTGTCAGGTCGCGGTTTGCAATCCTTCACGCGCCAGTTTGATGACCGGTCTACGCCCGGACACGTTGGGTGTCTGGACGCTCCCGATTCACTTTCGCGAGGCGAAACCCGACGCGGTGACGTTGCCGCAGTGGATGCGCAAGCACGGTTACACCGCCGTCAGCCATGGCAAGATTTATCACAACCCGACACCGGACCCCCAATCCTGGAGCGAACCGATTCGCAATCTGCCGCGGTTGCCCTTTTTCTATCCCGAAGGCACCCGCGATGTCGTTCGCACCGCCATGAACGCACTGCCGGCGAACGATTGGCGAAAGAACAACCTCCGTGGCCCGGCGACCGCCGCACCGGATCTGCCGGATCATCAACTGCTCGACGGCGCCCGAACGGACTTGTGCATCGAAGACTTGAGGCGACTTGCCAAATCGCAGCAACCGTTCTTCTTGGCGATGGGTTACATCCGCCCCCATCTGTCGTTCGTCTCGCCAAAGAAGTATTGGGACCTGTACGACCCAGACCAATTGCCCGTTTTGACGGGTCAGAGTATTCCCGAAGGCGCACCGCCGTATGCGATGCACAACAACAGCGAACTTTCGCACTATGTTGATTTGATCGACATGCCAAGGCCCTGGGACGAAGCAGAACTGTCCGCCGAGAAAGCGAGACGCTTGGTCCACGGTTACCACGCCTGTGTCAGCTTCGTTGACGCGCAGATTGGTCGTTTGTTGACGGCGCTCGACGAAGAAGGCCTGCGCGACAACACGATCGTCGTCCTTTGGAGCGATCACGGTTGGAAGCTCGGCGAGTATCGCGGCTGGGGCAAGATGACCAACTTCGAAATCGATGCCCGCGTCCCATTGATCATCTCCGCACCCGCGATGAAAACCACGGGGCAGAGCACCGAGTCGCTGGCGGCGCTGCTGGACCTGTATCCGACGCTCTGCGAGCTGACCGGTTTGCAGACACCCGATTTCGTCGAAGGCAAGAGTCTGGTTCCGATCCTCCGCGATCCCCAATCCAACGTGCATCAATCCGTGATCAGCCAATATTACCGCACGCACGAAAGCAGCGAATACATGGGCTATTCCATGCGCACCGACCGCTACCGCTACACCGAGTGGCGTGATTTCGCGAGTGGAACCATGAAGTTTCAAGAACTTTACGATCACAGCACCGATGATGGCGAATCCGGTTCCGTCTCAAATCTCGGTAAACCAGAAACAAAGAATCTCGCCGCGACTGTCGATCCGTCTGTGTTGAACAGACTCCGCACGATGCTGCATTCGACCCATCCGCCGCGGAAGTTGAGCATGACGCCGGCGGTACACAGCAATCCGTCAGGGCCTGGCCGTTTACCCGTCGAGATGACGTTTGAAAACCGAACCGAAGTGGACATCAGGGTGTATCCGATCACGCCCAGCGGACGCCGCGCCGGCGGACGAACGCTCCGCCCCGGTGCTTCGGTCACGATGAACGCTCGCATCGGCGGGGTCTATGTGGTCGAAAGCACCGACGGAACGATTCACGAAATCCACTCGCCCCGCTGGCCATCGCGGCCGATCCTCATCAGGCAGTAA
- a CDS encoding SGNH/GDSL hydrolase family protein, with amino-acid sequence MIRFGLCLIVALAHVISAAPAQVSAQDTAKKPAANKKPAAKKVNPAFQPPEIIPKLPNVLLIGDSISIGYMVPARKAMAGKANVFRPATNCGPTTRGLEQIDQWLGDRMWDVVHWNFGLHDLKYMGPSGQNLADPQAADSHPQVPIDQYKSNIEKLARRIKQQAKVVIWRETTPVPEGAAGRVVGDSAKYNAAAAEAIAKVGGIQTDSFFDFAQSVKEHQRPANVHYTPEGSKLLGEHVAEVIQTALAD; translated from the coding sequence ATGATCCGATTCGGACTCTGCTTGATCGTCGCCCTCGCGCACGTCATCTCCGCCGCCCCTGCCCAGGTCTCCGCCCAAGACACCGCCAAGAAGCCGGCCGCGAACAAGAAGCCTGCGGCGAAGAAAGTAAACCCGGCCTTCCAACCTCCGGAGATCATCCCCAAGCTTCCCAACGTGTTGCTGATCGGCGATTCGATTTCCATCGGGTACATGGTGCCGGCGCGCAAGGCGATGGCCGGCAAGGCCAACGTGTTCCGTCCGGCGACCAATTGCGGGCCGACGACACGTGGTTTGGAACAAATCGACCAATGGTTGGGCGATCGGATGTGGGACGTCGTGCATTGGAACTTCGGGCTTCACGACCTGAAGTACATGGGACCCAGCGGTCAGAATCTGGCCGATCCGCAGGCCGCAGACTCGCATCCACAGGTGCCGATCGACCAGTACAAGTCCAACATCGAAAAACTCGCCCGCCGCATCAAGCAACAGGCAAAGGTTGTGATCTGGCGTGAGACGACGCCGGTCCCCGAGGGTGCCGCGGGTCGCGTGGTTGGTGATTCGGCCAAGTACAACGCGGCGGCAGCCGAAGCGATCGCCAAGGTCGGCGGGATCCAGACCGATTCGTTTTTCGACTTCGCCCAGTCCGTCAAAGAACACCAGCGACCGGCCAACGTCCACTACACCCCGGAGGGTTCCAAGCTGCTCGGCGAGCACGTCGCCGAAGTGATCCAAACCGCCCTGGCCGACTGA
- a CDS encoding serine/threonine protein kinase: protein MSMDSKSGRHDQQLPLTEDLSGTRGADTDGDFSFHRNGREPKRLGQYELLERIGRGGMGIVFRARDVKLGKTVAVKVLPLNSAVISTSALARFQIEAKAAAQLEHPNVVTVYASDVDDGIYYYAMQYIQGQNLAKRISKFREACSADPALIGGSRRSTAKIRNQSTERGSGRVGGLSHSDPSGTNRSDRSSVTTFARWGIQIADALQHAHELGIVHRDIKPSNLLIDDHENLYVADFGLAQVQGESELTRPGDVIGTWRYMSPEQACAKRVVVDHRSDLFSLGATLYELFTLRQAFDGKTRTEILRQIAFEDPVFPQKINADLPEELSIVVMKCLAKNPDERYQTAGELADDLRAYLNDEPIRARKPTLVQRSRRWARKHRALVNSLAAASAITIIASIGSLSYAVQAEIDARHHVEAKNTELATALKESEGRRLIALSSLEFTPRPRPVHGTGGGRVATSLGRRGPNRDVGRVPGEPPAVLLAK, encoded by the coding sequence ATGTCGATGGATTCGAAAAGCGGTCGTCATGACCAACAGTTGCCACTGACCGAAGACCTCAGTGGAACCCGAGGTGCCGACACCGACGGCGATTTTTCATTCCATCGCAACGGTCGTGAACCCAAACGGCTGGGTCAGTACGAATTGCTGGAGCGGATCGGCCGCGGGGGCATGGGCATCGTCTTTCGCGCCCGCGACGTCAAACTCGGAAAGACGGTCGCCGTGAAGGTGCTGCCCCTGAACTCGGCGGTCATCAGCACGTCTGCATTGGCCCGGTTTCAAATCGAAGCCAAGGCCGCCGCACAGTTGGAACATCCCAATGTGGTCACGGTGTACGCGTCGGATGTGGACGACGGGATTTATTATTACGCGATGCAGTACATCCAGGGTCAGAATCTGGCCAAGCGGATTTCAAAGTTTCGCGAGGCGTGTTCGGCTGATCCGGCTTTGATCGGTGGATCGCGGCGTTCGACGGCCAAGATTCGCAATCAGTCGACCGAGCGCGGATCCGGCAGAGTCGGCGGTCTTTCTCACAGCGACCCGAGCGGAACCAATCGATCCGATCGATCGTCTGTGACCACGTTTGCCCGTTGGGGAATCCAGATCGCAGACGCGCTGCAACATGCCCACGAGTTGGGGATTGTGCATCGGGATATCAAACCGTCGAACTTGCTGATCGATGATCACGAGAACCTGTACGTCGCGGATTTCGGATTGGCACAGGTGCAGGGAGAATCCGAATTGACCCGCCCCGGCGATGTGATCGGCACGTGGCGATACATGAGCCCGGAACAAGCCTGCGCGAAACGTGTGGTGGTCGATCACCGATCCGATCTGTTTTCGTTGGGGGCAACGCTGTATGAGTTGTTCACCCTGCGTCAAGCGTTCGACGGTAAGACGCGGACGGAAATTCTGCGTCAGATCGCGTTTGAGGATCCGGTCTTTCCGCAAAAGATCAACGCCGATCTGCCGGAAGAATTGTCGATCGTTGTCATGAAGTGTTTGGCAAAAAATCCCGACGAACGGTACCAGACGGCCGGAGAATTGGCCGATGACCTGCGGGCGTATCTCAACGACGAACCCATTCGGGCGCGAAAGCCCACGTTGGTGCAGCGTTCCAGACGATGGGCCAGAAAACACCGGGCGCTGGTCAATTCGCTGGCCGCCGCATCGGCCATCACCATCATTGCGTCGATCGGCTCGTTGAGCTACGCCGTCCAAGCGGAAATCGACGCGCGTCACCACGTGGAAGCCAAGAACACCGAATTGGCCACGGCGCTCAAAGAATCCGAAGGTCGTCGGTTGATCGCGCTCTCATCGCTCGAATTTACCCCACGACCCCGACCTGTCCATGGCACTGGCGGCGGAAGGGTTGCGACGTCACTCGGACGCCGAGGGCCGAACCGCGATGTTGGCCGCGTACCAGGCGAACCACCAGCGGTTCTACTTGCAAAATGA
- a CDS encoding WD40 repeat domain-containing protein: MALAAEGLRRHSDAEGRTAMLAAYQANHQRFYLQNESDVGEARYSPDGKRIVTAAPSSRYLAGPLPARIFDALTGQPRAELRSATTITSAVFDPTGRRVLTTSSPGGAFSVPQEKLAEVSPRLWDADRGVEIASLAGGFLLQTDSSSFCPTGSTTKVVTPAIANTARVYNAAGELMLTLDGHTDRVTYAGYSPDGAKIVTISDDHTVRIWNAESGAELLKLDSWKNRLPDETAGQLVQSALFSPDSNHLLTCSVQLGVELWDLNRDESTALGCGHQIAFSPDGEQLAIAWDDTIRVLDWHNRTLRCQLIHDQWAVLVLQ; encoded by the coding sequence ATGGCACTGGCGGCGGAAGGGTTGCGACGTCACTCGGACGCCGAGGGCCGAACCGCGATGTTGGCCGCGTACCAGGCGAACCACCAGCGGTTCTACTTGCAAAATGAATCGGATGTGGGCGAGGCTCGATACAGTCCCGATGGGAAACGGATCGTCACCGCGGCCCCTTCCTCCCGATACCTTGCCGGCCCGTTGCCGGCCCGCATCTTTGATGCGTTGACAGGTCAGCCACGGGCGGAATTGCGATCGGCGACGACGATCACATCCGCGGTCTTTGATCCGACCGGCCGCCGCGTGTTGACGACCTCCTCACCCGGCGGCGCGTTCAGCGTGCCGCAAGAAAAGCTCGCCGAAGTTTCGCCCCGCCTGTGGGACGCCGATCGTGGCGTCGAAATCGCCTCCCTGGCGGGCGGATTCTTGCTGCAAACCGATTCCAGCTCGTTTTGTCCGACCGGTTCGACGACCAAGGTGGTGACACCGGCGATCGCCAACACGGCCCGCGTCTACAATGCCGCCGGTGAGCTGATGCTGACGCTCGACGGCCACACCGACCGTGTCACCTACGCCGGCTATTCACCCGACGGCGCAAAAATCGTCACCATTTCCGATGACCACACCGTGCGGATTTGGAACGCCGAAAGCGGCGCGGAACTTCTGAAACTGGATTCGTGGAAAAACCGATTGCCGGACGAAACGGCGGGACAATTAGTTCAATCCGCCCTTTTCAGTCCCGATTCGAACCACCTGCTGACCTGTTCGGTTCAGTTGGGCGTCGAACTCTGGGACCTGAATCGCGACGAATCCACGGCACTGGGTTGCGGTCATCAGATCGCGTTCAGTCCCGACGGGGAGCAACTGGCGATCGCCTGGGACGATACGATCCGTGTTCTGGATTGGCACAACCGAACGCTGCGCTGCCAACTGATCCACGATCAGTGGGCCGTTCTCGTTCTCCAATGA
- a CDS encoding WD40 repeat domain-containing protein, translating into MFFAWDSESGRKLAEFRGHDRNVVFASVSPDSEHLVSGSGYSKVRVWSLRSGKQRQTLPEDAAIHPPMIVQNSKSARILFSVTPINSSGILQLDSGEFSDQFAGHLQTEAAAASRLVTHTDHQVLVRDGRSGDRLGTFHQRLGRILEAKPSPTGDHVFLRTEDGPSWIWNWSTNETVLVTGDHNIIHATAFHPTQPQVVYGGDDGVVGARNFATGARLKPFSCPGEISQLIYNPAGDRLLVISSENRGFLLNSDSLDVVTEFTSPDHTFNRAVFVADGKRILTYRRSTSTLACWDAETGELIHQVESPGGKLRLAVGVLGTKAVLASDQAGLFVWDVVSGQLVRRAAGSYAAVAFLDHETIVAATAHPFARLARNQRAKFGPPQLELWNVGDNSAEPQRVVTLQGAVHTLRITDDPNRILIGRRHFPLAVYDSQNRKPIGQIRGHAAPISFAALLPDRNEIVSCSYDTQVMIWDAKTLRLKRTLASHRSPITSAAIAADGQMLASADHDGTLNLWNLDAENQPDPLYHLDAFEEPIEGCSLSAFNARVVAYTQRGQWNVWDTTSGKPAQWDAEKQRVAFAEFQPDGSRLLLVPSSRDTQRFPSQIVSPAGKVVQLKLQRYPL; encoded by the coding sequence ATCTTCTTCGCCTGGGATTCCGAATCCGGCCGCAAGCTCGCCGAGTTTCGCGGACACGATCGAAACGTCGTGTTCGCTTCAGTCAGCCCGGATTCGGAGCACCTCGTTTCCGGATCCGGTTATTCCAAAGTCCGCGTGTGGTCGCTCCGCTCGGGAAAACAACGCCAGACGTTACCGGAGGATGCCGCGATTCATCCACCAATGATCGTGCAAAATTCCAAGTCCGCCCGGATCCTGTTTTCAGTCACGCCGATCAATTCCAGCGGCATCCTGCAACTCGATTCCGGAGAATTCTCCGATCAGTTCGCCGGGCACCTGCAAACCGAAGCTGCCGCGGCAAGCCGACTGGTCACACACACCGACCATCAGGTTCTCGTTCGCGACGGCCGCAGCGGTGACCGGCTGGGAACGTTCCATCAACGCTTGGGTCGGATTCTGGAAGCCAAGCCGAGCCCGACGGGGGACCATGTCTTTCTCCGGACCGAGGACGGGCCCAGTTGGATATGGAATTGGAGCACGAACGAGACGGTCCTGGTGACGGGCGATCACAACATCATCCACGCCACCGCGTTTCATCCCACCCAGCCTCAGGTGGTTTACGGCGGCGATGATGGCGTCGTCGGCGCCCGAAACTTCGCCACGGGCGCCCGGCTGAAACCCTTTTCCTGTCCCGGCGAGATCTCGCAACTGATCTACAACCCGGCCGGTGACCGACTGCTCGTCATCAGCTCTGAAAACCGCGGCTTTTTACTCAACTCCGATTCGCTGGACGTCGTGACGGAATTCACTTCGCCGGATCACACCTTCAATCGCGCCGTATTTGTCGCTGACGGAAAACGCATCCTGACGTATCGACGATCGACCAGCACACTGGCATGTTGGGATGCAGAGACCGGCGAATTGATCCACCAAGTCGAAAGTCCTGGCGGGAAACTGCGTCTGGCGGTGGGTGTGCTGGGAACCAAAGCGGTTCTCGCGAGCGACCAAGCGGGACTGTTCGTCTGGGACGTCGTTTCGGGTCAGCTCGTTCGCCGCGCGGCGGGGTCTTATGCCGCCGTCGCGTTCTTGGATCACGAAACCATTGTCGCCGCGACGGCCCACCCCTTCGCCAGGCTCGCGCGGAATCAACGTGCCAAATTTGGTCCGCCACAATTGGAACTCTGGAACGTCGGCGACAATTCTGCGGAACCCCAGCGCGTTGTGACCCTCCAGGGTGCCGTTCACACCCTTCGCATCACCGACGATCCGAACCGCATTCTGATCGGTCGGCGTCACTTCCCGTTGGCGGTGTACGATTCGCAGAACCGCAAACCGATCGGTCAGATTCGTGGACACGCGGCCCCGATTTCTTTCGCGGCGCTGCTCCCCGATCGAAACGAGATCGTCAGCTGCTCTTATGACACGCAGGTCATGATTTGGGATGCGAAAACACTTCGCCTCAAACGCACGCTGGCATCGCACCGCAGTCCGATCACGTCCGCGGCGATCGCGGCGGACGGTCAAATGCTCGCCTCGGCCGATCACGACGGCACGCTCAACCTATGGAATCTTGACGCCGAGAATCAACCCGATCCGCTTTATCATCTCGATGCGTTTGAGGAGCCGATCGAAGGTTGCAGCCTGTCCGCGTTCAACGCCCGTGTGGTGGCGTACACGCAGCGCGGTCAGTGGAATGTTTGGGACACCACAAGCGGAAAACCCGCCCAATGGGATGCCGAAAAGCAGCGTGTCGCGTTTGCCGAGTTTCAGCCGGATGGAAGTCGGCTGCTGTTGGTTCCATCCAGCCGAGACACCCAACGATTTCCATCACAGATCGTTTCACCGGCGGGAAAGGTCGTCCAACTGAAACTGCAGCGTTATCCGCTTTAA
- a CDS encoding HlyD family secretion protein, whose amino-acid sequence MLNRSIPLSVAVVGLLALVFYSQWNREPPRVSGFIEADEIRLGSRVGGRVAVVHVQEGQEVTAGEVLVEFEPYDLLEREKELELTLAARESEYQRFLAGFREEETAQAKAKLDQLQARSDLLIAGPRKQEIQAARGRLAQAEAEKRLAVQGFERLSKLAGSNATSQQELDAAREALEAATANLDVRQQELDLLLAGTRAEELREAAARVEEARQAWQLMQRGYRQEEIDQAKASRDAAKAALQAIGRQKEELRVKSPIDGTIEALDLQPGDMVAPGAPVLSMLDRGNLWVRSYIPQNRVGMQLGQRLRLNVDSYGDRTFHGVVTFIARQAEFTPSNVQTPEERSKQVFRIKVAIENEDGMLRPGMMADVWLDEHGGAP is encoded by the coding sequence ATGTTGAATCGATCCATTCCGCTTTCGGTCGCGGTCGTTGGTTTGCTGGCGTTGGTGTTTTACAGCCAGTGGAACCGTGAGCCACCACGGGTCTCTGGCTTTATCGAGGCCGACGAGATTCGTCTCGGTTCTCGCGTCGGCGGACGAGTGGCGGTGGTGCATGTGCAGGAAGGCCAGGAAGTCACCGCCGGTGAGGTGTTGGTCGAGTTCGAACCGTATGACCTGTTGGAACGGGAAAAGGAACTGGAACTGACCTTGGCGGCTCGCGAATCGGAATACCAGCGATTTTTGGCCGGATTTCGAGAGGAAGAAACCGCACAGGCCAAAGCCAAATTGGACCAGCTGCAAGCTCGATCGGATCTGTTGATTGCCGGGCCGCGAAAGCAGGAGATCCAGGCCGCGCGGGGACGCCTCGCACAGGCCGAGGCCGAAAAGCGGCTCGCCGTCCAAGGTTTTGAACGTCTGTCAAAACTGGCCGGATCCAACGCGACGTCCCAGCAGGAATTGGACGCCGCCCGCGAGGCGTTAGAAGCGGCAACGGCCAATCTTGATGTCCGCCAACAAGAGCTGGACCTGCTGTTGGCGGGAACGCGGGCAGAGGAATTGCGCGAGGCGGCCGCGCGGGTCGAAGAAGCTCGCCAGGCATGGCAACTGATGCAGCGCGGTTACCGTCAAGAAGAAATCGATCAAGCGAAAGCATCCCGCGATGCCGCCAAAGCGGCTCTGCAGGCGATCGGGCGTCAGAAAGAAGAACTCCGCGTCAAAAGCCCCATCGACGGCACGATCGAAGCGCTCGATTTGCAGCCCGGCGACATGGTCGCGCCGGGAGCACCGGTGCTGTCAATGTTGGACCGCGGCAATCTGTGGGTACGGAGCTACATCCCCCAAAACCGCGTCGGGATGCAGCTCGGCCAACGGCTTCGCTTGAATGTCGACAGTTACGGCGACCGGACTTTTCACGGAGTCGTTACGTTCATTGCGCGGCAAGCCGAGTTCACACCGAGCAACGTCCAGACGCCCGAGGAACGATCGAAGCAAGTCTTTCGCATCAAGGTCGCCATTGAAAACGAGGACGGCATGTTGCGGCCGGGGATGATGGCCGACGTGTGGTTGGACGAACACGGTGGCGCACCATGA